The nucleotide window GGCCCAGCTGCTGCGCCGTTGCACGGTGACCAGCAGCAGCGTCAGTACCACGAACTTGATGCCGGGCACGGCGATGCTGGCGATGAAGATGATCAGGGCGATGTCCCAGGCACCGCTGCGCCAGAATTCGATCACGCCGCTGATGATCGTGCTGTCGGCGCCATCCCCGAGCATCCGGGTGTTCATCACCGGCAGCAGGTTGGCCGGAATATAGAACACCAGCGCGGCCAGCATGTAGGCCCAGGTGCGGGTGAGGGCATCGGGTTTGCGTCGGTGCAGGGGGGCGTCGCAGCGCGGGCAGGTCTGGGGCTCGTCGGTCATGTCGCAGGCCAGGCCGCAGCCGTGGCACAGGCACAGGTCCAGATCACTGGCCTGAGGCGGGGTATCCTGCGGTTTGCCGTTCACAGGCTGCTCCACAGGTCGCGTACATCGCGCCCGGCAATACGGATCATCAGCAGGCTCAAGGCCGCCAGGGCGAACAGACCGATGCCCGGCAGCACGTCGAGCATCCCCGCGAGTTTGATCACCGCCACCAGCGCACCCAGCAGGCAGACCTCCAGCATGCTCCACGGCCGCAGCGTTTCCAGGCTGCGCATGCACAGGTTGAACCCCGGCGCACGGCGATTGGCGTACGCATGGCCCAGCACCCAGAGCAGCAGGGCCAATTGCAGGACCGGCGCGATGATGATCGCCACCGCCGCCACCAGGGCGATGAAGGTGATGGGCCCCTGACTCAGGGCCACGATGGAGTCCCACAGGGTGGCGCTGTTGCTCAGGCCCTGGAAGCGGATGCTCATCACCGGGTAGACGTTGGCGAAGGCCCACAACACGGCGGCCGTCACGCTCAAGGCCAGGCGTTTTTCGATGGTCAGGCCGTTATAGCGCTGGATCACCGCGCCACATCGCACGCACGAGGCTTTCTGATGCGGGACGAGCTCCACCGGCTCGTACACCGCATCACAATGTTCGCAAATGATCAGTCGCTCGGAGTCGGCCATCAGGGTGCTCGGGCAGGGACAACCCCTTCAATATAGAAGTGGGTTGGGAATGAGCAACCTGGCGAGCCGATCATTCGCCGCGAATGTATTGCTCCAGTTGCTGGATCAGGTTCGCCTGTTCGGCAATGGCTTCCTTGACCAGGTCACCGATGGACAGCAGGCCGACGAGCTTGCCGTCATCCACCACCGGCAAATGCCGCAGGTGCTTTTCGGTCATGATGCTCAGGCAGGTCTCGACGGTCTGGTGCGGATCGATGGTGATCACGGGGGATACCATGATATCGCTGACTTTCGTGCCCACCGAGGAGCGGCCGTGCAAGACCATCTTGCGCGCATAGTCACGCTCGCTGATGATCCCCAGCACTTCATCGTTCTTCACCACCAACAAGGCGCCGACGTTTTTCTCGGCCATGCGCATCAGGGCCTGCAACACCATGTCGTCCGGTGAAATGGTGTGCACATGCTGGTTCTTCTCGTCCTTCATCCGGAGCAACTGCGCGACGGTTTTCATTGGGAAGCCTCGGGGGTGTTTTTGCAGGTGTTGTTAAAGAATCGTAGACCCGGCGGCGCAGGGCAAGCGGTAAAACGGCGGCCAGTCGTCCAAAAACGCCATCGGCGGTGAATTTATCATTGTGGCGAGGGGATTTAGCGAAACGTCGCACCGCCCCGCTGGGGTGCGAAGCAGCCCCAAAACAGTCGACGCGATTAACCTGACACACTGAGTTAGCGGGCTTTAGGGCTGCTCTGCACCCCAGCGGGGATAAATCCCCTCGCCACACAGGTTCGCTGTTTGTCTGGGAGATGGCGGTAGAATCTCCCCTTCACGCAAGATTCGAGGTTACCGCGGTGGATTTACAGCAGGGCTTCGTCCTGACCCGGCATTGGCGCGATACCCCGGCGGGCACCGAAGTCGAATTCTGGCTGGCGACAGACGCCGGGCCGCGGCGCGTGCGGCTGGCGGTGCAGCCGTCGGTGGCGTTCGTGCCGCAGCTCCAGCGTGGCCAGGTCGAAGCCCTGCTGCAAGGGGAGAAGGACATCGAACTGCGCCCCCTCGACCTGCTGGATTTCGAGCATCGACCGGTGCTGGGCCTGTATTGCCGCCAGCATGCCCAACTGATGCGCCTGGACACGACCTTGCGGCGTGCGGGCGTGGAGGTGTTCGAGGCCGATATCCGACCACCTGAGCGCTACCTGATGGAGCGCTTCATCACCGCGCCGGTCTGGTTCAGTGGTACGCCGGGCGCCGACGGCCTGTTGCTGGACGCGCAGATGAAACCGGCTCCCGAATACCGTCCGGCATTGCGCCTGGTGTCCCTGGACATCGAGACCACGGCCCAGGGTGAACTGTATTCCATCGCCCTGGAAGGCTGCGGCGAACGCCAGGTCTACATGCTCGGCCCACCCAATGGCGACGATAGCGGCGTGGATTTCCAGCTCGAATACTGTGAGTCCCGCACGCTGCTGCTGAAGAAACTCAACGACTGGTTCGCCCGTTTCGACCCCGACGCAATCATCGGCTGGAATCTGGTGCAGTTCGATCTGCGCGTACTGCACGAACATGCCCGGCGGCTGGCCGTGCCGTTGCGCCTGGGGCGAGGCGGGGAGGAGATGCAGTGGCGCGAACACGGTGCGCGCAACAACCACTTTTTTGCCTCGGCGGCCGGTCGGTTGATCATCGACGGCATCGAGTCCCTGCGCTCGGCCACCTGGAGCTTCCCTTCGTTCAGCCTGGAAAACGTCGCTCAGACGCTGTTGGGGGAGGGCAAGGCCATCGGCACCCCTTACCAGCGCATGGACGAGATCAACCGCATGTTCGCCGAGGACAAGCCGGCCCTGGCCCGCTATAACCTCAAGGACTGCGAGTTGGTGACGCGGATCTTCGCCAAGACCGAACTGCTCAAGTTCCTGCTGGAGCGGGCCAGCGTCACCGGCCTGCCGGCGGACCGCAGCGGCGGTTCGGTGGCGGCCTTCACGCACCTGTACATGCCGCTGATGCACCGCCAGGGGTTCGTTGCCCCGAATCTTGGCCAGCGCCCGCCCCAGGCCAGCCCGGGCGGCTTTGTCATGGACTCCCAGCCCGGGCTCTACGAGTCGGTCCTGGTGCTGGAC belongs to Pseudomonas sp. B21-028 and includes:
- a CDS encoding paraquat-inducible protein A, which translates into the protein MNGKPQDTPPQASDLDLCLCHGCGLACDMTDEPQTCPRCDAPLHRRKPDALTRTWAYMLAALVFYIPANLLPVMNTRMLGDGADSTIISGVIEFWRSGAWDIALIIFIASIAVPGIKFVVLTLLLVTVQRRSSWAQLQRAKLYRLVEVIGYWSMLDVLVVALVAALVKFQALSDIEPRPGILFFGLVVLFTMLSAMSFDPRLIWDTPSPSEEAMDEIASH
- a CDS encoding DNA polymerase II; translated protein: MDLQQGFVLTRHWRDTPAGTEVEFWLATDAGPRRVRLAVQPSVAFVPQLQRGQVEALLQGEKDIELRPLDLLDFEHRPVLGLYCRQHAQLMRLDTTLRRAGVEVFEADIRPPERYLMERFITAPVWFSGTPGADGLLLDAQMKPAPEYRPALRLVSLDIETTAQGELYSIALEGCGERQVYMLGPPNGDDSGVDFQLEYCESRTLLLKKLNDWFARFDPDAIIGWNLVQFDLRVLHEHARRLAVPLRLGRGGEEMQWREHGARNNHFFASAAGRLIIDGIESLRSATWSFPSFSLENVAQTLLGEGKAIGTPYQRMDEINRMFAEDKPALARYNLKDCELVTRIFAKTELLKFLLERASVTGLPADRSGGSVAAFTHLYMPLMHRQGFVAPNLGQRPPQASPGGFVMDSQPGLYESVLVLDYKSLYPSIIRTFLIDPVGLIEGLRHPDDSESVPGFRGARFSRTRHCLPSIVARVAEGRETAKREHNAPLSQALKIIMNAFYGVLGSSGCRFFDPRLASSITLRGHQIMQQTRQLIEARGHVVIYGDTDSTFVWLRRAHGQEEAASIGRELVAHVNQWWREYVHETFGLQSALELQFETHFKRFLMPTIRGAEEGSKKRYAGLVTRADGSDEIVYKGLEAVRTDWSPLARQFQQELYERIFHRKPYQDYVRDYVQQTLAGAFDERLVYRKRLRRPLDDYERNVPPHVRAARIADEFNQRQGRPRQYQNGGWISYVITVAGPEPLETRSAAIDYDHYVSKQLQPVADAILPFVGDDFLTLVGGQMGLF
- a CDS encoding CBS domain-containing protein; translation: MKTVAQLLRMKDEKNQHVHTISPDDMVLQALMRMAEKNVGALLVVKNDEVLGIISERDYARKMVLHGRSSVGTKVSDIMVSPVITIDPHQTVETCLSIMTEKHLRHLPVVDDGKLVGLLSIGDLVKEAIAEQANLIQQLEQYIRGE
- a CDS encoding paraquat-inducible protein A, encoding MADSERLIICEHCDAVYEPVELVPHQKASCVRCGAVIQRYNGLTIEKRLALSVTAAVLWAFANVYPVMSIRFQGLSNSATLWDSIVALSQGPITFIALVAAVAIIIAPVLQLALLLWVLGHAYANRRAPGFNLCMRSLETLRPWSMLEVCLLGALVAVIKLAGMLDVLPGIGLFALAALSLLMIRIAGRDVRDLWSSL